Proteins found in one Sporosarcina jeotgali genomic segment:
- the yedF gene encoding sulfurtransferase-like selenium metabolism protein YedF: MQANKEADFTLDLRGESCPYPVVYTLEALEAMKKGELLQVITDCPGSFRNVPEEAIAHGYTFAQDPIKNGQEYLFYIYA; this comes from the coding sequence ATGCAAGCTAACAAAGAAGCCGATTTTACACTCGATCTGCGCGGAGAATCGTGTCCTTATCCTGTTGTCTACACTTTAGAGGCGCTAGAGGCGATGAAGAAAGGTGAGCTCTTGCAAGTCATCACAGATTGTCCAGGATCTTTCCGTAATGTACCTGAAGAAGCAATCGCCCATGGCTACACGTTTGCTCAAGATCCGATTAAGAACGGTCAGGAGTATCTGTTTTATATTTATGCCTAA
- the opuFB gene encoding osmoprotectant update ABC transporter permease/substrate-binding subunit OpuFB (The ABC transporter OpuF is widely distributed in Bacillus species other than B. subtilis. OpuFA is the ATP-binding subunit, while OpuFB is a fusion of permease and substrate-binding subunits.) codes for MSQFFDVFQDRKGELASALLEHIQISLIALVFAVLISIPLGIYLTNKQRIAESVIGASAVLQTIPSLALLGLLIPLLGIGKVPAIIALVAYALLPILRNTYTGIKEVDPSLKEAATAMGMTTWKRLTKVELPLAMPVIMAGIRTSMVLIVGTATLAALIGAGGLGDLILLGIDRNNPSLIVMGAIPAALLALAFDFLLKKFEGLSFKRAATALIVFFIAALLVIVFPFLSGRSNKQLVLGAKLGAEPEILINMYKLLIEDETDLTVELKPGLGKTSFVFNALKSGSIDMYPEFTGTALSEFLKDEAVSNDRKEVYEQARDGLADQFDMVLLPPMSYNNTYTLAISQQFEEQTGVKTISDLASVEANVKAGFTLEFNDREDGYKGIQKLYGLDFPTVKTMEPKLRYQAIETGDINLMDAYSTDSELKEYEMTVLEDDEELFPPYQGAPLLLKKTLDTYPELEDVLNKLSGKVTDDEMRDMNFRVNSGGENPEDVAREFLKNAGLLK; via the coding sequence ATGAGTCAGTTCTTTGATGTTTTTCAAGATCGTAAAGGAGAATTGGCTAGTGCTCTGCTAGAACATATCCAAATTTCCTTAATTGCACTTGTTTTTGCTGTTTTAATTTCCATACCACTTGGAATTTATTTAACGAACAAGCAGCGGATTGCGGAAAGTGTTATCGGAGCTAGCGCAGTGCTGCAAACGATTCCGTCTCTCGCTCTGCTCGGATTACTGATTCCACTGCTTGGTATTGGGAAGGTACCCGCCATTATCGCACTCGTTGCATACGCGCTGCTGCCGATTCTTCGCAACACGTATACCGGCATCAAAGAAGTCGATCCCTCTCTAAAGGAAGCTGCTACTGCTATGGGGATGACGACATGGAAGCGGCTTACCAAGGTGGAACTCCCGCTTGCGATGCCGGTTATTATGGCCGGTATCCGGACATCGATGGTGTTAATCGTAGGGACAGCTACGCTGGCTGCACTCATTGGAGCAGGCGGTCTCGGAGATTTAATCCTTCTGGGGATTGACCGTAATAATCCGTCTCTTATTGTAATGGGCGCGATTCCAGCTGCTCTCTTAGCACTCGCATTCGATTTCTTGCTTAAAAAGTTTGAAGGTCTTTCATTCAAACGAGCTGCCACTGCTTTAATTGTATTTTTCATTGCGGCATTGCTCGTTATCGTGTTCCCATTTTTGTCTGGACGTTCGAATAAACAGCTGGTACTGGGTGCAAAACTCGGTGCTGAACCAGAAATTCTCATAAATATGTACAAGCTCCTCATTGAAGATGAAACTGATCTGACTGTCGAACTGAAACCTGGTCTTGGAAAAACATCATTTGTATTCAATGCCCTTAAGTCAGGAAGCATTGACATGTATCCGGAGTTCACAGGGACAGCCCTTTCTGAATTTCTAAAAGACGAAGCCGTCAGCAATGATCGCAAGGAAGTGTATGAACAAGCACGCGATGGTCTTGCCGATCAATTCGATATGGTCTTATTGCCGCCGATGTCCTATAACAATACGTACACATTGGCAATTTCACAGCAATTTGAAGAACAGACTGGAGTGAAGACGATTTCGGATTTAGCTTCAGTGGAAGCGAATGTAAAAGCCGGATTCACGCTTGAATTCAATGACCGTGAAGATGGCTACAAAGGCATCCAGAAATTGTACGGTCTTGACTTCCCTACTGTAAAAACGATGGAACCTAAACTGCGGTACCAAGCAATTGAAACTGGCGACATTAACCTGATGGATGCATATTCGACAGATAGCGAATTGAAAGAGTACGAAATGACTGTACTGGAAGATGACGAAGAACTTTTCCCGCCTTACCAGGGCGCACCTTTATTGTTGAAAAAAACACTGGATACGTATCCCGAACTAGAAGATGTTTTAAATAAACTTTCAGGAAAAGTAACCGACGATGAAATGCGTGACATGAACTTCCGCGTAAACTCGGGTGGAGAAAATCCTGAAGATGTGGCACGTGAGTTTCTTAAGAATGCAGGATTGTTGAAGTGA
- a CDS encoding ABC transporter ATP-binding protein, with product MIKFEGVSKTYDGKTNVIENVNFEIAEGEFFVLIGPSGCGKTTTLKMINRLIPLSDGTIRIHDKKISEYSIHELRWQIGYVLQQIALFPHMTIEENISIVPELKQWKKDRIHDRVTELLNMAGLDPDTYRERKPSELSGGQQQRIGVVRALAADPDIVLMDEPFSALDPISRLKLQEDLLHLQRTIQKTIVFVTHDIQEAMKLGDRICIMKDGKIEQMGTPEEITAAPATPFVQEFIGSRGAQPFVIRDHMQPAAEPNHAEIPSLSIDAGWSKVLDALLIADEVAVEEHGKFVGKLSRESVLAFLAALEKERTATA from the coding sequence ATGATAAAGTTTGAAGGTGTCTCTAAGACATATGATGGAAAAACGAACGTTATAGAAAATGTAAACTTCGAAATTGCTGAAGGGGAATTTTTTGTGTTAATCGGACCAAGCGGATGCGGAAAGACCACGACACTGAAGATGATTAACCGGCTTATTCCATTGTCAGATGGAACCATTCGCATTCATGATAAAAAAATCAGTGAGTATTCAATTCATGAATTACGGTGGCAAATTGGCTATGTCCTTCAACAAATCGCACTGTTTCCTCATATGACGATCGAGGAAAATATTTCAATTGTACCTGAACTGAAACAGTGGAAAAAAGATCGCATCCACGACAGGGTTACTGAATTGCTGAATATGGCCGGGTTAGATCCAGATACATACAGAGAGCGTAAACCTAGTGAATTATCCGGAGGTCAGCAACAAAGAATCGGCGTCGTCCGGGCACTTGCTGCAGATCCAGATATTGTTTTGATGGATGAACCATTCAGTGCACTCGATCCAATCAGTCGATTAAAGCTGCAAGAAGACTTGCTTCATCTGCAGCGAACCATACAAAAAACGATTGTATTCGTTACACATGATATTCAAGAAGCGATGAAGCTGGGGGATCGAATCTGCATTATGAAGGATGGGAAAATTGAGCAGATGGGAACACCCGAAGAAATTACAGCTGCCCCTGCAACACCGTTTGTACAAGAATTCATCGGCAGCCGGGGGGCGCAGCCATTTGTCATACGCGATCATATGCAACCTGCTGCTGAACCTAATCATGCTGAAATCCCTTCATTATCAATTGATGCCGGCTGGAGTAAAGTATTAGACGCATTGCTCATTGCCGATGAAGTTGCTGTCGAGGAGCATGGTAAATTCGTTGGGAAGTTGTCTCGGGAGTCAGTTCTAGCCTTTTTAGCTGCCCTTGAGAAAGAAAGGACGGCGACTGCATGA
- the yedE gene encoding selenium metabolism membrane protein YedE/FdhT, with the protein MKTILNPIFKRYWNPYVVLLIAGILSALYFGLTSTVWAVTGEFTRLGGDLLKLFGVDISGWQYFDMVHLQGTTWNRPDGWIVWGMFVGALIMVLLGNNFKIRLPQQKRRYVQGLAGGIIAGFGARLALGCNLAAFFTGVPQFSFHSWIFIVATGLGTYFGAKLTKMRWWKGKPTLTRGAAKPSKVKKRVIQPYVGVAIALVYIGLMVYFFATGQKLLGLGALFGLAFGVLIERGQICFTSAFRDLFLVGRSIMAKAIIIGMAISSVLTVIIISIYDLTPITQIAALSTFVGGALFGLGIVMASGCETGMMYRLMEGQVLFLPVFAGNIIGATFLAYAWDHLGVYDTLVKSGAKINLLDSFGPVGAILATLAMLGLLYALTVFREKRYHRQLAMKRGVKHHAS; encoded by the coding sequence ATGAAAACTATATTGAATCCTATTTTTAAACGCTATTGGAATCCTTATGTCGTATTACTGATTGCTGGTATTCTTAGCGCTCTATACTTTGGCCTCACCTCTACTGTTTGGGCTGTTACTGGTGAGTTCACACGTCTCGGCGGAGATCTTCTGAAACTGTTTGGCGTGGACATTTCAGGGTGGCAGTACTTTGACATGGTACATCTGCAAGGAACGACTTGGAATCGCCCGGATGGCTGGATTGTCTGGGGGATGTTTGTGGGTGCTTTGATCATGGTGTTATTGGGCAATAACTTTAAAATCCGTCTTCCGCAGCAAAAACGCCGATATGTCCAAGGGCTTGCTGGTGGGATCATTGCCGGGTTCGGTGCACGTTTGGCACTAGGCTGCAACTTGGCTGCATTTTTCACTGGAGTACCTCAGTTCTCATTCCATTCATGGATTTTCATTGTCGCAACGGGACTCGGAACGTACTTCGGTGCGAAATTGACGAAAATGCGCTGGTGGAAAGGGAAGCCGACGTTAACACGCGGTGCTGCAAAACCGTCCAAAGTGAAAAAGCGTGTTATCCAGCCATATGTAGGAGTAGCAATCGCACTTGTCTACATTGGCTTGATGGTCTACTTCTTTGCAACTGGACAAAAACTACTAGGCCTAGGCGCATTATTCGGCCTGGCATTCGGAGTTCTCATTGAACGCGGTCAAATTTGTTTCACGTCTGCTTTCCGGGATCTATTCCTTGTCGGTCGAAGTATTATGGCAAAGGCAATAATCATCGGAATGGCGATTAGTTCTGTACTAACGGTTATTATTATATCCATATATGACTTAACGCCAATCACTCAAATTGCAGCGTTAAGCACATTTGTCGGTGGTGCATTATTCGGTCTTGGTATTGTTATGGCTTCTGGTTGTGAAACTGGCATGATGTATCGACTCATGGAAGGACAAGTCTTGTTCTTGCCTGTATTTGCGGGAAACATCATCGGCGCAACTTTCCTAGCCTATGCATGGGATCATTTAGGCGTTTATGATACATTGGTTAAAAGCGGAGCGAAAATTAATCTGTTGGATTCATTTGGTCCGGTCGGTGCTATTCTTGCAACGCTCGCAATGCTTGGTCTGCTTTATGCATTAACAGTTTTTCGTGAAAAACGCTACCATCGCCAGTTGGCAATGAAGAGGGGAGTGAAACACCATGCAAGCTAA
- a CDS encoding FAD binding domain-containing protein: protein MIAFDFNYIKPTTAKEASKLFLNAKQEGYKAMFYSGGTEIITLGRVNRLQTDMVIDLKGIQECNVLEISDNELIIGSAVSLNEITHSKLFPLLGKTVQRIADHTSRNKITIGGNLNSELIYKEGILPLLAADAKVKLAKGKEQRIIPLEAVFNKQWKLDEGEFLVQILLDKGYLDLPHKALKKTRISKVGYPVVSAAALVKDNQIRIAFSGVCQYPFRSIELESVLNDTKVPIMERVGTALRHLPEDIVDDIQGTKAYRTFVLRNVLKDMLEELELTK from the coding sequence ATGATTGCATTTGACTTCAACTATATAAAGCCGACAACTGCTAAGGAAGCCAGCAAGTTGTTTCTTAACGCGAAGCAAGAAGGGTATAAAGCGATGTTCTATTCAGGCGGTACGGAAATTATTACATTAGGTCGTGTAAATCGGTTGCAAACAGATATGGTCATCGACTTAAAAGGGATTCAAGAGTGCAATGTATTGGAAATAAGCGATAACGAATTAATCATAGGCAGTGCTGTTTCTTTAAATGAGATTACCCATTCAAAGTTATTTCCTTTGTTGGGTAAGACAGTCCAGCGAATTGCAGATCATACTTCACGAAACAAAATTACAATTGGCGGAAATCTTAATAGTGAGCTGATTTATAAAGAAGGTATATTGCCCCTGCTGGCAGCAGATGCAAAAGTGAAATTAGCAAAAGGCAAGGAGCAGCGGATAATTCCCCTAGAAGCTGTTTTTAACAAGCAATGGAAACTTGATGAAGGTGAATTTCTCGTCCAAATCCTTTTAGATAAGGGCTATTTAGACCTTCCCCATAAGGCGTTGAAAAAAACCAGGATTTCTAAAGTTGGATACCCTGTTGTCTCTGCTGCTGCACTGGTTAAGGATAATCAGATCCGCATCGCTTTTAGCGGGGTCTGCCAGTATCCGTTTCGTTCTATTGAACTGGAGTCTGTCTTAAACGATACTAAGGTCCCGATAATGGAAAGAGTTGGAACAGCTTTGCGACATCTTCCCGAAGACATTGTGGACGACATTCAAGGAACTAAAGCATATCGTACCTTTGTCTTGCGGAATGTGTTAAAGGACATGCTAGAGGAATTGGAGCTGACGAAATGA
- a CDS encoding XdhC family protein produces MYSIQYMIETILNDPQAVVLSMIVNVDGSSYRKEGAWMLLQENGDRIGVVSGGCLENDLSARASRLFHTGKAELADYDLSAEDDLGWGRGAGCNGVVTVLVRDIDENFRQFLRLIYKQLIKKEPVHLLQSMTDFDDYTYMGQDGSSSVEMLLNKDVTRPFQTKAGQFQIGKEHFYSQLIWPEPALYILGAGVDARPLALLATQIGYAVHLFDWRDGICNKQHFPTAASIQIGDIRKQIADVNFSPLDSVVVMTHDFQTDAAIVEHLLNLKLLYVGILGSKKRSSRLFGGEIPSKIHTPIGLSIGADGPEEIAISIAAELIAVRQGKYL; encoded by the coding sequence GTGTATTCCATCCAATACATGATTGAAACGATTTTAAATGATCCCCAAGCCGTTGTTCTTTCAATGATTGTGAATGTTGATGGATCTTCATATCGGAAGGAAGGGGCTTGGATGCTTCTTCAAGAAAATGGGGACCGCATAGGCGTAGTTAGCGGCGGATGCCTGGAGAATGACTTGTCTGCGCGTGCCAGTCGATTATTTCATACTGGAAAAGCTGAACTTGCAGACTATGACCTGAGTGCCGAAGATGATCTAGGCTGGGGCCGCGGAGCAGGATGCAACGGGGTTGTAACAGTGTTGGTACGTGATATTGATGAGAACTTCAGACAATTCCTTAGACTTATCTACAAACAATTAATAAAAAAAGAACCCGTCCATTTACTGCAATCGATGACAGACTTCGATGATTATACCTATATGGGTCAAGATGGTTCGTCTTCCGTGGAGATGCTGTTAAACAAGGATGTAACGAGACCATTCCAGACTAAAGCCGGACAATTCCAGATAGGAAAGGAACACTTCTATTCACAACTTATCTGGCCTGAGCCCGCCCTTTACATATTAGGTGCAGGTGTAGATGCACGCCCCCTTGCTTTGCTTGCCACTCAGATTGGATATGCTGTTCATCTGTTTGACTGGAGAGATGGAATTTGCAACAAGCAACACTTTCCGACTGCAGCGTCAATCCAAATTGGGGATATCCGGAAACAAATTGCTGACGTGAATTTTAGTCCGCTAGACTCCGTTGTTGTCATGACTCATGATTTTCAAACTGACGCAGCAATTGTGGAGCACTTACTCAACTTGAAGTTATTATATGTCGGCATACTCGGTTCTAAAAAAAGATCGAGTCGGCTATTTGGCGGAGAAATTCCAAGCAAAATCCACACACCTATCGGACTTTCGATAGGCGCAGATGGACCTGAGGAAATTGCGATCAGCATCGCGGCTGAACTTATTGCAGTTAGACAGGGGAAATACTTATGA
- a CDS encoding xanthine dehydrogenase family protein molybdopterin-binding subunit, with protein sequence MTTGGWSFVGKPEQRIDAVEKSTGKVRYVGDYSVPGLMHAKLVTSTQAHAKITSIDTTEAWKVPGVRAIVTGEVFPYHIGPILADRPPLAFEKVRYCGEPVAIIVADHEYQAKLATTKVKVEYEPLPIVNSVQQAFQTDAPLVHENAGSYTKIISNVYPKTGTNIGSHIKIRKGNFEDAWESCEETITANYSFNLSDHVALETRSTRVEINPRGKVIVHSCSQSPFTIKKVLNQFFNIEVGNVLVHIPMIGGAFGGKGTVQLEPLAYLASKSVGGKLVKLEMDREEDMTTSPCRVGLDATVQLGATKEGKLVAGKYTYLLDSGAYTDQAAGITRAAALDCTGPYDIPNVWCDSYCVYTNHPFATSFRGYGHPELTFAVERTMDQLAKQLQMDPIQLRIINGIKPGHTTPTQTVLTANNIGDIEKCINRVKELIQWDEGQKMVSGKNKVRSKGISTFWKTSTTATNAEAGAILTFEADGSVNLNCAAIELGQGTKTILGQILAEKLGMEMDKIHVTMETNTQYDPHQWRTVASSSTFLAGRAVIAAADHAITQLKKTAATVLKCSPDDLDVGGGKVYLKPDPAFGVDIKEIALGYTYPSGHSIDGQVVGIGKHIQRHLTPMDEETGFGKPGPWWSVGVQAVEVEVDTRDFTYTILKGVTVLDGGTIINPKTAEQQMRGGMYMGLSYAASEKFIFDEQGVVQNTGLRNYPMLRYGEQPAQYLVDFIESPAADGPFGARGIGEYGVIGAPACLANSLSHALDTALNQLPLTPESLWEASRGADE encoded by the coding sequence ATGACTACTGGCGGATGGAGCTTTGTCGGGAAACCAGAACAACGAATTGATGCTGTAGAGAAGTCGACAGGGAAAGTCAGATATGTAGGGGATTATTCAGTACCTGGGTTGATGCATGCAAAACTTGTGACGAGTACACAAGCGCATGCCAAAATTACATCTATAGACACGACAGAAGCTTGGAAGGTGCCTGGCGTACGTGCCATTGTGACGGGAGAGGTATTTCCATACCATATCGGTCCTATTTTAGCGGACCGGCCGCCTTTAGCATTCGAGAAAGTCAGATACTGCGGGGAGCCAGTTGCCATCATTGTGGCAGATCATGAGTACCAAGCGAAGTTAGCAACAACGAAAGTGAAAGTCGAATACGAACCGCTGCCCATTGTGAATTCTGTTCAGCAGGCATTCCAGACTGATGCACCGCTCGTACATGAGAATGCAGGAAGTTATACGAAGATTATCAGCAACGTCTATCCGAAAACCGGAACGAATATCGGCAGTCATATTAAAATTCGCAAAGGAAACTTTGAAGATGCATGGGAAAGTTGTGAAGAAACGATTACTGCGAATTATTCATTTAACTTGTCGGATCATGTGGCATTGGAGACAAGAAGTACAAGGGTGGAGATCAATCCCAGAGGGAAAGTTATCGTCCATTCCTGCAGCCAGTCTCCATTTACGATAAAAAAAGTGCTCAACCAGTTTTTTAATATCGAAGTAGGAAATGTTTTAGTTCACATCCCGATGATTGGCGGTGCGTTTGGAGGCAAGGGGACGGTTCAGTTAGAACCTCTGGCTTACTTAGCTTCGAAATCAGTCGGGGGAAAGTTAGTCAAACTTGAAATGGATCGGGAAGAAGATATGACAACATCTCCTTGTCGTGTCGGTCTGGACGCAACGGTTCAGCTTGGGGCAACGAAAGAAGGAAAATTAGTTGCGGGGAAATATACGTATTTGCTCGATTCAGGAGCGTATACAGACCAGGCGGCGGGGATCACAAGAGCAGCGGCTTTAGATTGTACAGGTCCCTATGACATCCCGAATGTATGGTGCGATTCCTATTGCGTCTATACAAATCATCCATTTGCTACTTCTTTTAGAGGGTATGGCCACCCTGAACTCACCTTTGCGGTTGAAAGAACGATGGATCAGCTGGCTAAACAGCTGCAGATGGACCCTATTCAATTGCGTATTATCAATGGTATTAAACCTGGACACACGACACCAACTCAAACGGTGTTGACTGCGAACAATATAGGAGACATCGAAAAGTGCATCAATCGTGTAAAAGAACTCATCCAATGGGATGAAGGGCAAAAAATGGTGAGCGGCAAAAATAAGGTGCGTTCGAAAGGAATCAGTACGTTCTGGAAAACCTCTACGACGGCAACGAATGCAGAAGCGGGTGCCATTTTGACATTTGAAGCAGATGGCAGCGTGAATTTGAATTGTGCAGCGATCGAGTTAGGACAAGGAACTAAAACAATCCTAGGACAAATTCTAGCGGAAAAGTTAGGGATGGAAATGGACAAGATCCATGTAACGATGGAAACGAATACACAGTATGATCCGCATCAGTGGCGAACCGTTGCCAGCAGCTCGACATTTTTGGCAGGACGGGCAGTCATTGCAGCTGCAGATCATGCAATTACCCAATTGAAGAAGACTGCGGCGACTGTGTTGAAATGTTCACCTGACGACTTGGATGTTGGCGGGGGGAAAGTGTACTTAAAACCTGATCCCGCTTTCGGTGTTGATATAAAAGAAATAGCGTTGGGATATACCTATCCAAGCGGACATTCAATTGACGGACAAGTTGTGGGAATTGGAAAGCATATTCAACGGCATTTGACACCGATGGATGAAGAGACGGGCTTTGGTAAGCCTGGACCTTGGTGGTCGGTTGGAGTGCAGGCGGTGGAGGTGGAAGTGGATACACGAGATTTCACATATACCATTTTAAAAGGCGTCACCGTTCTTGACGGGGGGACGATTATTAATCCGAAAACAGCCGAACAGCAGATGCGCGGAGGGATGTATATGGGACTTAGTTACGCTGCGAGTGAAAAGTTTATATTCGATGAACAGGGGGTTGTGCAGAACACAGGTCTCCGTAATTATCCGATGCTGCGGTATGGGGAGCAGCCTGCTCAATATCTAGTGGACTTCATCGAATCTCCTGCTGCAGACGGTCCTTTTGGGGCAAGAGGGATCGGCGAGTATGGGGTCATTGGTGCTCCAGCCTGTTTAGCAAACAGCCTTTCTCATGCACTGGATACAGCGCTTAATCAATTGCCGCTCACACCTGAATCCCTTTGGGAAGCGAGCAGGGGGGCAGATGAATGA
- a CDS encoding nucleotidyltransferase family protein — MKIVGVYLAAGKSSRMGSHKLALPVGSMTLGSLALETALESSLDEVYVITKVCDNADWIPVKMKENDRCKIIKCTASHEGQSESLRCGIEQARENGAEGVIVMLADQPFITLQMISGLIDCLKQNPALKFAATTVDQSITPPVLFSSSIYGDLMKLRGDRGARAILRGSFLQKGRLLPCADRTLVFDVDTKDDYETFNELKSVLIDFG, encoded by the coding sequence ATGAAGATTGTTGGCGTTTACCTTGCTGCTGGAAAAAGCAGTCGAATGGGATCTCACAAACTAGCGTTACCTGTTGGAAGTATGACGTTAGGAAGTTTAGCACTCGAAACCGCTTTGGAATCCTCACTTGACGAAGTATATGTAATTACAAAGGTATGCGACAATGCAGATTGGATTCCGGTTAAGATGAAGGAAAACGACAGATGTAAAATCATCAAATGCACTGCCTCCCATGAAGGTCAATCTGAATCCTTGCGCTGCGGAATTGAACAGGCGCGGGAGAATGGAGCAGAGGGCGTGATTGTCATGCTGGCGGATCAGCCATTTATCACCCTGCAAATGATTTCCGGACTAATCGACTGCTTGAAACAGAATCCTGCACTCAAATTTGCAGCGACAACAGTTGACCAATCCATTACGCCACCCGTCCTCTTTTCATCTTCAATTTATGGTGACCTCATGAAATTACGGGGCGACAGAGGTGCACGGGCAATCTTGCGGGGAAGTTTTCTTCAAAAGGGCAGATTATTACCGTGTGCAGATCGAACGCTTGTATTCGATGTCGATACAAAGGACGATTACGAAACGTTCAATGAGTTAAAGTCCGTGCTCATAGATTTTGGGTGA
- a CDS encoding (2Fe-2S)-binding protein → MKSLSKASKQLIQLHVNGETHDAVVRSADTLLIALREQLGLTGAKRACENGDCGACTVLVNGKSSHSCLSLAVEVVNQPITTIEGLLDSPVSKAFVDNWAIQCGYCTPGFIVNCHSLITTHPNADDQLVEEWLQSNICRCTGYEEIREAVHTLLASGQKENE, encoded by the coding sequence ATGAAATCGCTTAGCAAAGCGTCTAAACAACTCATTCAGCTGCATGTGAACGGGGAAACACATGATGCGGTTGTACGTTCTGCGGATACGCTGCTTATTGCGTTAAGAGAACAGCTTGGATTGACAGGTGCTAAACGTGCTTGTGAAAATGGAGATTGCGGGGCCTGCACGGTTCTAGTCAACGGGAAATCTTCACATTCCTGCTTATCATTAGCTGTTGAAGTCGTCAATCAGCCGATTACAACCATTGAAGGTCTTTTAGATTCACCTGTTTCAAAAGCATTTGTTGATAATTGGGCGATTCAATGCGGTTATTGTACGCCTGGTTTTATCGTAAATTGTCATTCGCTTATCACGACTCATCCTAACGCTGATGATCAGTTAGTAGAGGAATGGCTGCAGTCCAATATATGCAGATGCACGGGGTATGAAGAAATACGGGAAGCTGTGCATACTTTGTTAGCTTCCGGACAGAAAGAAAACGAATAA
- the yiaA gene encoding inner membrane protein YiaA translates to MTNDPKDFFDRERGDEPKRKTERKDGEPTPAFKGASWVALVIGISAYLVGLFNAAMELNEKGYYFAILIFGLYAAVSLQKAVRDKDEDIPVTNIYYGLSWFALIVAISLMAIGLYNAGSIILSEKGFYGMAFVLSIFAAITVQKNVRDTQKAREHN, encoded by the coding sequence ATGACGAACGATCCTAAAGACTTTTTTGATAGAGAACGCGGAGATGAACCTAAACGAAAAACAGAGAGAAAAGACGGAGAACCTACTCCCGCGTTTAAAGGGGCTTCCTGGGTAGCCCTTGTTATCGGAATTAGTGCGTATCTTGTGGGTCTCTTTAATGCTGCTATGGAGCTGAATGAAAAAGGTTACTACTTTGCGATTTTGATATTCGGACTTTACGCAGCCGTTTCCCTGCAAAAAGCAGTGCGAGACAAAGACGAGGATATCCCCGTTACTAACATTTACTACGGACTAAGCTGGTTTGCTCTCATTGTTGCGATTTCACTCATGGCAATCGGGCTGTACAATGCAGGCAGTATCATTTTAAGTGAAAAAGGCTTTTATGGAATGGCATTTGTTTTAAGTATCTTTGCGGCTATCACGGTCCAGAAAAACGTCCGAGATACACAGAAAGCCAGAGAGCATAATTAA